One genomic window of Magnolia sinica isolate HGM2019 chromosome 3, MsV1, whole genome shotgun sequence includes the following:
- the LOC131240448 gene encoding beta-glucosidase 18-like isoform X1 — protein sequence MATRVLKLRMAFAFVAVFLHLFPLINCLLHQSQFPQDFLFGTSTSSYQIEGAYLEGNKGLSNWDVFSHIPGKVADGSNGNVADDHYHRYMEDIELMHSLGVNSYRFSISWSRILPEGRFGEINRAGIEFYNNLIDALLLKGIQPFVTLNHFDIPQELEDRYGAWLSSQIQEDFGYFAEVCFKSFGDRVKYWTTFNEPNLMVKLSYLTGLYPPAHCSKPYGNCTTGDSAIEPYIAAHNIILSHATATDIYRKKYQAKQGGSIGIVVSAIWYEPLRDIPADRSAAQRALAFHVAWFLDPIIYGDYPPEMRQILGLRLPTFSPNDRRKLQNKLDFIGINHYSSLYAQDCMFFSCNSGTPEEDTNTLLTGEKDGRLIGMTTGMPTLYVVPWGMEKIVTYIKERYNNTPMYITENGYPQDSKNGVSKKELLNDVERVEYLRSYVTSLSGSMRKGADVRGYFTWSLIDNFEWAFGYTLRFGLYHVDFNTLERTPKLSARWYKQFLSSPKMLKQIGGGDSRS from the exons ATGGCAACAAGAGTATTGAAGCTGAGGATGGCCTTTGCATTTGTAGCAGTGTTTCTTCATCTCTTTCCATTGATCAATTGCCTTCTTCATCAGAGCCAATTTCCTCAAGATTTCCTCTTTGGAACTTCAACTTCATCTTATCAG ATTGAAGGGGCCTACTTAGAAGGCAACAAAGGTCTGAGCAATTGGGATGTTTTCTCTCACATACcag GAAAAGTTGCGGATGGAAGCAATGGAAATGTTGCTGATGACCATTACCATCGTTACAtg GAAGACATTGAATTGATGCATTCCCTTGGAGTGAATTCCTACAGATTTTCCATATCTTGGTCTAGAATCCTTCCAG AAGGAAGATTTGGTGAGATTAATAGGGCAGGGATTGAATTTTACAACAACCTCATTGATGCTCTCCTTCTCAAAG GGATCCAACCATTCGTTACACTAAACCATTTCGATATTCCTCAAGAACTCGAAGACCGATATGGTGCATGGTTAAGTTCTCAAATTCA AGAAGATTTTGGATATTTCGCGGAAGTATGTTTCAAGTCTTTTGGAGATAGAGTAAAATACTGGACAACCTTCAATGAGCCAAACCTCATGGTGAAACTCAGTTACCTCACTGGTTTATACCCTCCCGCCCATTGTTCCAAACCATATGGCAATTGCACAACGGGCGACTCCGCAATCGAGCCATACATTGCAGCCCATAATATCATTTTGTCCCATGCCACTGCGACCgatatttatagaaaaaaatatcAG GCTAAACAAGGAGGTTCCATTGGGATCGTCGTGAGCGCCATTTGGTATGAACCGCTTAGAGATATTCCGGCAGATCGTTCGGCAGCTCAGCGGGCCCTCGCTTTCCACGTTGCCTG GTTTTTAGATCCTATAATTTACGGAGATTATCCACCTGAAATGCGTCAGATATTGGGGTTAAGATTGCCAACATTTTCACCAAATGACCGAAGAAAACTACAAAATAAATTGGATTTTATTGGAATTAATCATTATTCAAGTCTCTATGCGCAAGACTGCATGTTTTTTTCGTGCAACTCGGGTACACCTGAAGAAGACACAAACACATTGCTCACTGGAGAAAAAGACGGTCGACTGATTGGAATGACG ACTGGGATGCCAACTTTATACGTGGTACCATGGGGTATGGAAAAGATTGTAACGTACATCAAGGAAAGATACAACAATACACCCATGTATATCACAGAAAATG GGTACCCACAAGATAGTAAAAATGGTGTTTCCAAGAAAGAACTGCTCAATGACGTGGAGAGAGTAGAATACTTGCGTAGCTATGTGACTTCCCTATCCGGATCTATGAG GAAAGGAGCTGATGTGAGAGGCTACTTCACATGGTCTCTAATTGACAATTTTGAATGGGCATTCGGGTATACACTACGGTTCGGGCTTTATCATGTGGACTTCAATACATTGGAGAGAACTCCTAAACTATCCGCCCGATGGTACAAACAATTCCTTAGCAGCCCAAAGATGCTAAAACAGATTGGTGGTGGTGATTCGAGATCATGA